One stretch of Cyclopterus lumpus isolate fCycLum1 chromosome 10, fCycLum1.pri, whole genome shotgun sequence DNA includes these proteins:
- the klb gene encoding beta-klotho isoform X1, which produces MLNHPSPTLNSLLLCLLLLASGWKKAACSLGDGRKIWQQPTPDPIIKDQSFLHDTFPSGFLWGSGTSALQTEGSWDQEGKGPSIWDHFTHSNVRDKLATDTANVASDSYTRWDEDVEALEYLGVRSYYFSLSWPRLFPDGNAKGRPNTAAVEHYSRLIERLLDKRIEPIVTLYHWDLPQVLQERYGGWKNDTLVGMFEEYAAFCFNVFGSRVRYWLTMHNPYLVAVQGYGTGVHAPGETDGPAGFLIVAHNLIRAHAKAWHTYNTHFRPAQKGKVSIVLGSHWVEPQRGQATAANIELCQQSVEAALGWFANPIFGDGDYPVSFKMKHGALLPTFSPEEKLWVQTTADFFALSFGPNNLRLARGLVQYGQTVTPDLRRVLGWIKLEYGDPKVLVIEGSWFSEASVGKEDTVAIYLMKRFINQVLQAITFDGVQVFGYSAWSLVDGFEWNYGFTVRRGLFYINFSQPNRTRTPKTSAQYYRRVVTNNGFPSDETSREIKGRFPCEFHWGIADSTLQVNFYPFSPQFTDHHLYSWNLTGDGSLRPVPGVKMQTKRAQCTDYLAIRGHLRLFASTGASHYRFALNWSLILPQGDLSNVNTEALRYYRCVLYELKKLDLEAVVILYYPTHQAPNLGLPGPLQASGGWLNNSTVEAFQEYAALCYHQLGSWVPYWITINEPNRLIDVYSNWKEKHQAAHNLLLAHAKAWRLYEREHSGHQRALVSLALHADWAKPANPFLDSHTAAAQRFLLFELGRFLDPLLGTSYEEKHSKVDYPEEMKAYLEERAQVMGLPGSPLPSFTETEREELRGTLSFIALNHFTTRLVSPYLHTQGHFQQKQPPDHGCRILSDPTWPSSRLGQALVPQGLRKVLNWVSQRYGRALPIIVTASGVDDQAPVEDKLRQHFLRSYLQEALKARQLDRVNLQGFYVWKLQDRHAPQFGLFSSTHHQSKAKASIAVYREIITHGGFPEDNAMKTCRFIELREPCSVCAWMFKNKAMVVFAGCLIITAIMLAALVMFVIITKRNQTRGRGRRVNRWRRREGVPVCSCPPVKC; this is translated from the exons ATGCTGAACCACCCTTCTCCCACTCTAAACAGCCTCTTACTCTGCCTCCTGTTGTTGGCGTCTGGTTGGAAAAAGGCAGCCTGCTCTCTTGGAGACGGCAGAAAGATCTGGCAGCAGCCCACGCCGGACCCCATCATCAAAGACCAGTCGTTCCTTCATGATACCTTCCCTTCAGGATTCCTTTGGGGTTCAGGGACGTCTGCCCTCCAGACAGAGGGATCCTGGGATCAGGAGGGGAAAGGCCCATCCATCTGGGACCATTTCACCCATTCCAATGTCCGAGATAAATTAGCAACCGATACAGCCAATGTGGCTAGTGACAGCTACACACGCTGGGACGAAGATGTGGAGGCACTGGAGTATCTAGGTGTAAGATCAtactatttctctctctcctggcccAGGCTCTTTCCTGATGGGAATGCAAAAGGTCGGCCCAATACAGCTGCTGTGGAGCATTACAGCCGTCTCATAGAGAGGCTTCTGGACAAGAGAATTGAGCCCATTGTCACCCTCTATCACTGGGACCTGCCACAGGTTCTGCAGGAGCGCTATGGAGGCTGGAAAAATGATACACTGGTGGGAATGTTTGAGGAGTACGCTGCCTTTTGCTTCAACGTGTTTGGGAGCCGTGTTAGGTACTGGCTCACAATGCATAATCCATACCTAGTGGCTGTGCAGGGCTATGGGACAGGTGTGCACGCTCCTGGAGAAACAGACGGTCCCGCTGGCTTTCTCATTGTGGCCCACAACCTGATCAGG GCACACGCCAAAGCATGGCACACCTACAACACCCACTTCCGTCCAGCTCAGAAGGGTAAAGTATCCATTGTTTTGGGGTCCCACTGGGTTGAGCCTCAAAGAGGCCAAGCCACTGCTGCTAACATTGAGCTTTGCCAGCAGTCAGTAGAAGCGGCCCTTGGCTGGTTTGCCAACCCCATCTTTGGAGACGGGGACTACCCAGTCTCTTTCAAAATGAAGCACGGGGCACTCTTGCCCACATTCTCCCCTGAGGAGAAGCTCTGGGTGCAGACAACAGCTGACTTTTTTGCTCTGTCCTTCGGGCCCAACAACCTCCGTCTGGCCCGGGGCCTGGTCCAGTATGGGCAGACTGTGACCCCCGACCTGAGGCGCGTACTGGGCTGGATAAAGCTGGAGTATGGGGACCCGAAGGTGCTTGTGATCGAGGGAAGCTGGTTTTCTGAAGCCAGTGTGGGAAAGGAGGACACAGTGGCCATTTACCTGATGAAGCGGTTTATCAACCAGGTCCTGCAAG CAATCACGTTTGATGGGGTGCAAGTGTTTGGCTATTCTGCCTGGTCACTGGTGGATGGATTTGAGTGGAATTATGGCTTCACTGTGAGGCGAGGCCTATTCTACATAAATTTTAGCCAACCAAACCGAACTAGGACCCCCAAGACCTCTGCGCAGTACTACAGGCGTGTTGTCACTAACAATGGTTTCCCCAGTGACGAAACCTCCAGAGAGATCAAAGGCCGCTTCCCCTGTGAATTTCACTGGGGTATTGCTGACTCCACTTTACAG GTCAACTTCTACCCTTTCTCACCACAGTTTACTGACCACCATCTGTACAGCTGGAACCTGACAGGAGACGGATCATTGCGCCCAGTCCCAGGGGTGAAGATGCAAACCAAACGAGCCCAGTGCACTGACTACTTGGCCATTCGTGGTCATCTTCGCCTGTTCGCGTCCACTGGGGCATCTCACTACCGCTTTGCTCTAAACTGGTCTCTGATTTTACCCCAGGGAGACCTCTCTAATGTGAACACTGAAGCTCTGAG GTACTACCGCTGTGTTCTGTACGAGCTGAAGAAGCTGGACCTGGAGGCTGTCGTTATTCTCTACTACCCCACACACCAAGCTCCAAATCTAGGTTTGCCTGGGCCACTGCAGGCCTCTGGTGGTTGGCTCAACAACAGCACAGTGGAGGCCTTTCAGGAATACGCAGCACTGTGCTACCATCAGCTGGGGTCCTGGGTTCCATACTGGATCACCATCAATGAGCCCAACAGACTGATAGATGTTTATTCCAATTGGAAAGAGAAGCATCAGGCAGCTCATAACCTTCTTCTGGCTCACGCTAAAGCCTGGAGGCTGTACGAGAGGGAACACTCTGGTCATCAGAGAGCACTGGTATCACTTGCATTACATGCCGACTGGGCCAAACCTGCAAACCCCTTCCTTGACTCGCATACGGCAGCAGCACAGAGATTCCTTTTGTTTGAGCTTGGTCGGTTCTTAGACCCGTTGCTTGGGACTAGTTATGAGGAGAAGCATAGCAAGGTGGACTATCCAGAAGAAATGAAGGCATACCTGGAGGAGAGGGCTCAAGTAATGGGTCTCCCTGGATCCCCTCTTCCTAGCTTTACTGAGACTGAGAGGGAGGAGCTCAGAGGGACATTGAGTTTTATCGCTCTGAACCATTTTACCACCCGTTTGGTCTCTCCATATCTCCACACACAGGGCCATTTTCAGCAGAAACAACCTCCTGATCACGGCTGTCGGATCCTTTCTGATCCCACCTGGCCCTCCTCTAGGCTCGGGCAGGCTCTTGTACCCCAGGGACTGCGAAAGGTGCTGAACTGGGTGAGCCAGAGATATGGAAGAGCTCTTCCTATCATTGTCACAGCCAGTGGGGTTGATGATCAGGCTCCTGTGGAGGACAAACTCAGGCAACACTTTCTCAGGAGTTATCTGCAGGAGGCCTTAAAAG CTCGCCAATTAGATAGAGTCAACCTGCAGGGCTTCTACGTGTGGAAACTGCAAGATCGACATGCCCCCCAGTTTGGCCTCTTCAGCTCAACCCACCATCAATCCAAAGCCAAAGCCTCCATCGCTGTCTACAGAGAAATCATCACTCATGGCGGTTTCCCTGAGGATAACGCCATGAAGACCTGCAGGTTTATTGAGCTGCGTGAACcttgctctgtgtgtgcatggatgTTCAAGAACAAAGCAATGGTAGTCTTCGCAGGTTGCCTCATAATAACAGCCATAATGTTGGCAGCACTTGTCATGTTTGTCATCATCACCAAGAGAAACCAAACAAGAGGCAGAGGGAGGCGGGTGAACAGGTggagaagaagggaaggagTCCCTGTATGCTCATGTCCACCTGTTAAGTGCTAA
- the klb gene encoding beta-klotho isoform X2, with translation MFEEYAAFCFNVFGSRVRYWLTMHNPYLVAVQGYGTGVHAPGETDGPAGFLIVAHNLIRAHAKAWHTYNTHFRPAQKGKVSIVLGSHWVEPQRGQATAANIELCQQSVEAALGWFANPIFGDGDYPVSFKMKHGALLPTFSPEEKLWVQTTADFFALSFGPNNLRLARGLVQYGQTVTPDLRRVLGWIKLEYGDPKVLVIEGSWFSEASVGKEDTVAIYLMKRFINQVLQAITFDGVQVFGYSAWSLVDGFEWNYGFTVRRGLFYINFSQPNRTRTPKTSAQYYRRVVTNNGFPSDETSREIKGRFPCEFHWGIADSTLQVNFYPFSPQFTDHHLYSWNLTGDGSLRPVPGVKMQTKRAQCTDYLAIRGHLRLFASTGASHYRFALNWSLILPQGDLSNVNTEALRYYRCVLYELKKLDLEAVVILYYPTHQAPNLGLPGPLQASGGWLNNSTVEAFQEYAALCYHQLGSWVPYWITINEPNRLIDVYSNWKEKHQAAHNLLLAHAKAWRLYEREHSGHQRALVSLALHADWAKPANPFLDSHTAAAQRFLLFELGRFLDPLLGTSYEEKHSKVDYPEEMKAYLEERAQVMGLPGSPLPSFTETEREELRGTLSFIALNHFTTRLVSPYLHTQGHFQQKQPPDHGCRILSDPTWPSSRLGQALVPQGLRKVLNWVSQRYGRALPIIVTASGVDDQAPVEDKLRQHFLRSYLQEALKARQLDRVNLQGFYVWKLQDRHAPQFGLFSSTHHQSKAKASIAVYREIITHGGFPEDNAMKTCRFIELREPCSVCAWMFKNKAMVVFAGCLIITAIMLAALVMFVIITKRNQTRGRGRRVNRWRRREGVPVCSCPPVKC, from the exons ATGTTTGAGGAGTACGCTGCCTTTTGCTTCAACGTGTTTGGGAGCCGTGTTAGGTACTGGCTCACAATGCATAATCCATACCTAGTGGCTGTGCAGGGCTATGGGACAGGTGTGCACGCTCCTGGAGAAACAGACGGTCCCGCTGGCTTTCTCATTGTGGCCCACAACCTGATCAGG GCACACGCCAAAGCATGGCACACCTACAACACCCACTTCCGTCCAGCTCAGAAGGGTAAAGTATCCATTGTTTTGGGGTCCCACTGGGTTGAGCCTCAAAGAGGCCAAGCCACTGCTGCTAACATTGAGCTTTGCCAGCAGTCAGTAGAAGCGGCCCTTGGCTGGTTTGCCAACCCCATCTTTGGAGACGGGGACTACCCAGTCTCTTTCAAAATGAAGCACGGGGCACTCTTGCCCACATTCTCCCCTGAGGAGAAGCTCTGGGTGCAGACAACAGCTGACTTTTTTGCTCTGTCCTTCGGGCCCAACAACCTCCGTCTGGCCCGGGGCCTGGTCCAGTATGGGCAGACTGTGACCCCCGACCTGAGGCGCGTACTGGGCTGGATAAAGCTGGAGTATGGGGACCCGAAGGTGCTTGTGATCGAGGGAAGCTGGTTTTCTGAAGCCAGTGTGGGAAAGGAGGACACAGTGGCCATTTACCTGATGAAGCGGTTTATCAACCAGGTCCTGCAAG CAATCACGTTTGATGGGGTGCAAGTGTTTGGCTATTCTGCCTGGTCACTGGTGGATGGATTTGAGTGGAATTATGGCTTCACTGTGAGGCGAGGCCTATTCTACATAAATTTTAGCCAACCAAACCGAACTAGGACCCCCAAGACCTCTGCGCAGTACTACAGGCGTGTTGTCACTAACAATGGTTTCCCCAGTGACGAAACCTCCAGAGAGATCAAAGGCCGCTTCCCCTGTGAATTTCACTGGGGTATTGCTGACTCCACTTTACAG GTCAACTTCTACCCTTTCTCACCACAGTTTACTGACCACCATCTGTACAGCTGGAACCTGACAGGAGACGGATCATTGCGCCCAGTCCCAGGGGTGAAGATGCAAACCAAACGAGCCCAGTGCACTGACTACTTGGCCATTCGTGGTCATCTTCGCCTGTTCGCGTCCACTGGGGCATCTCACTACCGCTTTGCTCTAAACTGGTCTCTGATTTTACCCCAGGGAGACCTCTCTAATGTGAACACTGAAGCTCTGAG GTACTACCGCTGTGTTCTGTACGAGCTGAAGAAGCTGGACCTGGAGGCTGTCGTTATTCTCTACTACCCCACACACCAAGCTCCAAATCTAGGTTTGCCTGGGCCACTGCAGGCCTCTGGTGGTTGGCTCAACAACAGCACAGTGGAGGCCTTTCAGGAATACGCAGCACTGTGCTACCATCAGCTGGGGTCCTGGGTTCCATACTGGATCACCATCAATGAGCCCAACAGACTGATAGATGTTTATTCCAATTGGAAAGAGAAGCATCAGGCAGCTCATAACCTTCTTCTGGCTCACGCTAAAGCCTGGAGGCTGTACGAGAGGGAACACTCTGGTCATCAGAGAGCACTGGTATCACTTGCATTACATGCCGACTGGGCCAAACCTGCAAACCCCTTCCTTGACTCGCATACGGCAGCAGCACAGAGATTCCTTTTGTTTGAGCTTGGTCGGTTCTTAGACCCGTTGCTTGGGACTAGTTATGAGGAGAAGCATAGCAAGGTGGACTATCCAGAAGAAATGAAGGCATACCTGGAGGAGAGGGCTCAAGTAATGGGTCTCCCTGGATCCCCTCTTCCTAGCTTTACTGAGACTGAGAGGGAGGAGCTCAGAGGGACATTGAGTTTTATCGCTCTGAACCATTTTACCACCCGTTTGGTCTCTCCATATCTCCACACACAGGGCCATTTTCAGCAGAAACAACCTCCTGATCACGGCTGTCGGATCCTTTCTGATCCCACCTGGCCCTCCTCTAGGCTCGGGCAGGCTCTTGTACCCCAGGGACTGCGAAAGGTGCTGAACTGGGTGAGCCAGAGATATGGAAGAGCTCTTCCTATCATTGTCACAGCCAGTGGGGTTGATGATCAGGCTCCTGTGGAGGACAAACTCAGGCAACACTTTCTCAGGAGTTATCTGCAGGAGGCCTTAAAAG CTCGCCAATTAGATAGAGTCAACCTGCAGGGCTTCTACGTGTGGAAACTGCAAGATCGACATGCCCCCCAGTTTGGCCTCTTCAGCTCAACCCACCATCAATCCAAAGCCAAAGCCTCCATCGCTGTCTACAGAGAAATCATCACTCATGGCGGTTTCCCTGAGGATAACGCCATGAAGACCTGCAGGTTTATTGAGCTGCGTGAACcttgctctgtgtgtgcatggatgTTCAAGAACAAAGCAATGGTAGTCTTCGCAGGTTGCCTCATAATAACAGCCATAATGTTGGCAGCACTTGTCATGTTTGTCATCATCACCAAGAGAAACCAAACAAGAGGCAGAGGGAGGCGGGTGAACAGGTggagaagaagggaaggagTCCCTGTATGCTCATGTCCACCTGTTAAGTGCTAA